From Dasypus novemcinctus isolate mDasNov1 chromosome 8, mDasNov1.1.hap2, whole genome shotgun sequence, the proteins below share one genomic window:
- the CIZ1 gene encoding cip1-interacting zinc finger protein isoform X21 yields the protein MPPATYDSTGLTMPAATLGNLRGYNLATPNLTAPSLTPPQLATPNLQQFFPQATRQSLLGPPPVGVPINTSQLNLSGRTPQKQARAPSSTNPNRKDSSSQTMPVEDKSDPPEGSEDTPEPRTSTPEGPGSPHCPDGLSKEKRNPAPEPEPCEASEPPAKRMKSPEEPTEKEPPGQLQTKVQPQARMTAPKQTQTPELLPEPLEARVLPHFQPRVLQIQAQVQPQTQPQTPQMDTPVRPNLQKQAQTQTYPEHLEPQQKQGQVQPQLQKKAEPQKQVQSQVQPHAHSQPLKQAQQTQTYPQVQTEQQTQAQPRVQPLEQPLEQPPVQLPVQPPEQTQGQPQAQPQESVPALEQALVPVPAIVLEKLPDTVEAGGGLEETSLEPVRTQVSEEDCHEELASGLDVGECDKRAREMLGMWGAGGSLKVTILQSSDSRAFSTVPLASGPRPGDSTSTPPTAASTPARQALQFFCYICKANCSSQQEFQDHMSAAQHQQRLGELQPMSQACLLSLLPVPRDVLEREEEEPPPRRWCNTCQVYYMGDLIQHRRTQDHKIAKQSLRPFCTVCSRYFKTPRKFVEHVKSQGHKDKAKELKMLEKEIAGQDEDHFITVDAVGCFEGDEEEEEEDDDEEEEIEVEEEFCKQVRSRDISIEEWKGSETYTPNTAYGVDYLVPVMGYVCRICHKFYHSNSGAQLSHCKSLAHFENLQKYKAAKNPSPTTRPVSRRCAINARNALTALFTSGGRPHPQPGPQDTAKTPSKMDTQAKPDTGQLGRPRPRVESPCPG from the exons GTAACCTCCGCGGCTACAACCTGGCAACCCCGAACCTGACCGCCCCCAGCCTCACCCCCCCACAGCTGGCCACCCCAAATCTACAGCAATTCTTTCCCCAGGCCACTCGCCAGTCCCTGCTGGGCCCTCCCCCTGTTGGGGTCCCCATAAACACCTCCCAGCTCAATCTCTCGGGGCGGACCCCCCAGAAACAGGCCCGAGCCCCCTCCTCCACCAACCCCAATCGCAAG GATTCTTCTTCTCAGACGATGCCTGTGGAAGACAAGTCAGACCCCCCAGAGGGGTCTGAGGATACCCCAGAGCCCAGAACCAGCACACCAGAAG GCCCAGGTTCTCCCCATTGCCCAGATGGTCTCTCTAAGGAGAAACGTAACCCAGCCCCAGAGCCTGAGCCTTGTGAGGCATCAGAGCCACCAGCCAAGAGGATGAAGAG TCCAGAGGAGCCCACAGAGAAGGAGCCTCCAGGACAGCTGCAGACAAAGGTCCAGCCACAGGCGCGGATGACAGCACCCAAGCAGACACAGACTCCTGAACTGTTGCCTGAGCCACTGGAAGCCCGAGTACTGCCACACTTCCAGCCAAGGGTTCTGCAGATCCAGGCCCAGGTGCAGCCACAGACTCAGCCACAGACACCACAAATGGACACTCCGGTGCGGCCAAACCTGCAGAAGCAGGCACAAACACAGACCTATCCAGAGCACTTAGAGCCACAGCAGAAACAGGGGCAGGTGCAGCCACAGCTGCAGAAGAAGGCAGAGCCACAGAAGCAGGTGCAGTCACAAGTGCAGCCACATGCACATTCACAGCCCCTAAAGCAGGCTCAGCAGACACAGACATATCCACAGGTTCAGACAGAGCAACAGACACAAGCACAGCCAAGGGTCCAGCCACTGGAGCAGCCACTGGAACAACCACCAGTGCAGTTGCCAGTGCAGCCACCAGAGCAGACCCAGGGGCAGCCTCAGGCCCAGCCACAGGAGTCAGTGCCAGCGCTGGAGCAAGCATTAGTTCCGGTTCCTGCCATAGTGCTGGAGAAGCTGCCTGATACAGTAGAAGCTGGAGGAG GCCTGGAGGAAACCTCACTGGAGCCGGTGAGAACCCAGGTCAGCGAGGAGGATTGCCACGAGGAATTAGCCAGCGGCCTGGACGTGGGAGAATGTGATAAGAGAGCTAGAGAGATGCTGGGG ATGTGGGGTGCCGGGGGCTCCCTGAAGGTCACCATCCTGCAGAGCAGTGACAGCCGGGCCTTCAGCACTGTGCCCTTGGCGTCTGGGCCCCGTCCCGGTgactccacctccaccccccccacTGCTGCCAGCACGCCCGCCAGGCAGGCCCTCCAGTTCTTCTGCTACATCTGCAAGGCCAACTGCAGCAGCCAGCAG GAGTTCCAGGACCACATGTCGGCGGCCCAGCACCAGCAGCGGCTCGGGGAGCTCCAGCCCATGAGCCAAGCCTGCTTGCTGTCCCTGCTGCCCGTACCCCGGGACGTcctggagagagaggagga AGAGCCTCCACCAAGGCGCTGGTGCAACACCTGCCAGGTCTACTACATGGGGGACCTGATCCAACACCGCAGGACACAGGACCACAAG ATTGCCAAACAATCCCTGCGACCATTCTGCACTGTGTGCAGCCGCTACTTCAAGACCCCCCGCAAATTTGTGGAGCACGTGAAGTCCCAGGGACATAAGGACAAAGCCAAGGAG CTGAAGATGCTTGAGAAAGAGATAGCTGGCCAAGACGAGGACCACTTCATCACCGTGGATGCTGTGGGCTGCTTTGAGGGtgatgaagaggaggaggaggaggacgatGACGAAGAGGAAGAGATCGAGGTTGAGGAGGAATTCTGCAAGcag GTGAGGTCCAGAGATATCTCCATAGAAGAGTGGAAGGGCTCAGAGACCTACACCCCCAACACTGCGTACG GCGTCGACTACCTGGTGCCGGTGATGGGGTACGTCTGCCGCATCTGCCACAAGTTCTACCACAGCAACTCGGGGGCACAGCTCTCCCACTGCAAGTCCCTGGCCCACTTTGAGAACCTGCAG AAATACAAGGCAGCCAAGAACCCCAGCCCCACCACCCGGCCCGTGAGCCGCCGGTGTGCCATCAACGCCAGGAACGCCCTGACTGCCCTGTTCACCTCCGGCGGCCGCCCACACCCCCAGCCCGGCCCCCAGGACACGGCCAAAACCCCCAGCAAG ATGGACACCCAGGCCAAGCCTGATACTGGCCAGCTGGGGAGACCGAGGCCAAGAGTGGAAAGCCCATGCCCTGGGTAG
- the CIZ1 gene encoding cip1-interacting zinc finger protein isoform X24 yields MPPATYDSTGLTMPAATLGNLRGYNLATPNLTAPSLTPPQLATPNLQQFFPQATRQSLLGPPPVGVPINTSQLNLSGRTPQKQARAPSSTNPNRKDSSSQTMPVEDKSDPPEGSEDTPEPRTSTPEGPGSPHCPDGLSKEKRNPAPEPEPCEASEPPAKRMKSPEEPTEKEPPGQLQTKVQPQARMTAPKQTQTPELLPEPLEARVLPHFQPRVLQIQAQVQPQTQPQTPQMDTPVRPNLQKQAQTQTYPEHLEPQQKQGQVQPQLQKKAEPQKQVQSQVQPHAHSQPLKQAQQTQTYPQVQTEQQTQAQPRVQPLEQPLEQPPVQLPVQPPEQTQGQPQAQPQESVPALEQALVPVPAIVLEKLPDTVEAGGGLEETSLEPVRTQVSEEDCHEELASGLDVGECDKRAREMLGMWGAGGSLKVTILQSSDSRAFSTVPLASGPRPGDSTSTPPTAASTPARQALQFFCYICKANCSSQQEFQDHMSAAQHQQRLGELQPMSQACLLSLLPVPRDVLEREEEEPPPRRWCNTCQVYYMGDLIQHRRTQDHKIAKQSLRPFCTVCSRYFKTPRKFVEHVKSQGHKDKAKELKMLEKEIAGQDEDHFITVDAVGCFEGDEEEEEEDDDEEEEIEVEEEFCKQVRSRDISIEEWKGSETYTPNTAYGVDYLVPVMGYVCRICHKFYHSNSGAQLSHCKSLAHFENLQKYKAAKNPSPTTRPVSRRCAINARNALTALFTSGGRPHPQPGPQDTAKTPSKVTARPPQPPPPRRSTRFKT; encoded by the exons GTAACCTCCGCGGCTACAACCTGGCAACCCCGAACCTGACCGCCCCCAGCCTCACCCCCCCACAGCTGGCCACCCCAAATCTACAGCAATTCTTTCCCCAGGCCACTCGCCAGTCCCTGCTGGGCCCTCCCCCTGTTGGGGTCCCCATAAACACCTCCCAGCTCAATCTCTCGGGGCGGACCCCCCAGAAACAGGCCCGAGCCCCCTCCTCCACCAACCCCAATCGCAAG GATTCTTCTTCTCAGACGATGCCTGTGGAAGACAAGTCAGACCCCCCAGAGGGGTCTGAGGATACCCCAGAGCCCAGAACCAGCACACCAGAAG GCCCAGGTTCTCCCCATTGCCCAGATGGTCTCTCTAAGGAGAAACGTAACCCAGCCCCAGAGCCTGAGCCTTGTGAGGCATCAGAGCCACCAGCCAAGAGGATGAAGAG TCCAGAGGAGCCCACAGAGAAGGAGCCTCCAGGACAGCTGCAGACAAAGGTCCAGCCACAGGCGCGGATGACAGCACCCAAGCAGACACAGACTCCTGAACTGTTGCCTGAGCCACTGGAAGCCCGAGTACTGCCACACTTCCAGCCAAGGGTTCTGCAGATCCAGGCCCAGGTGCAGCCACAGACTCAGCCACAGACACCACAAATGGACACTCCGGTGCGGCCAAACCTGCAGAAGCAGGCACAAACACAGACCTATCCAGAGCACTTAGAGCCACAGCAGAAACAGGGGCAGGTGCAGCCACAGCTGCAGAAGAAGGCAGAGCCACAGAAGCAGGTGCAGTCACAAGTGCAGCCACATGCACATTCACAGCCCCTAAAGCAGGCTCAGCAGACACAGACATATCCACAGGTTCAGACAGAGCAACAGACACAAGCACAGCCAAGGGTCCAGCCACTGGAGCAGCCACTGGAACAACCACCAGTGCAGTTGCCAGTGCAGCCACCAGAGCAGACCCAGGGGCAGCCTCAGGCCCAGCCACAGGAGTCAGTGCCAGCGCTGGAGCAAGCATTAGTTCCGGTTCCTGCCATAGTGCTGGAGAAGCTGCCTGATACAGTAGAAGCTGGAGGAG GCCTGGAGGAAACCTCACTGGAGCCGGTGAGAACCCAGGTCAGCGAGGAGGATTGCCACGAGGAATTAGCCAGCGGCCTGGACGTGGGAGAATGTGATAAGAGAGCTAGAGAGATGCTGGGG ATGTGGGGTGCCGGGGGCTCCCTGAAGGTCACCATCCTGCAGAGCAGTGACAGCCGGGCCTTCAGCACTGTGCCCTTGGCGTCTGGGCCCCGTCCCGGTgactccacctccaccccccccacTGCTGCCAGCACGCCCGCCAGGCAGGCCCTCCAGTTCTTCTGCTACATCTGCAAGGCCAACTGCAGCAGCCAGCAG GAGTTCCAGGACCACATGTCGGCGGCCCAGCACCAGCAGCGGCTCGGGGAGCTCCAGCCCATGAGCCAAGCCTGCTTGCTGTCCCTGCTGCCCGTACCCCGGGACGTcctggagagagaggagga AGAGCCTCCACCAAGGCGCTGGTGCAACACCTGCCAGGTCTACTACATGGGGGACCTGATCCAACACCGCAGGACACAGGACCACAAG ATTGCCAAACAATCCCTGCGACCATTCTGCACTGTGTGCAGCCGCTACTTCAAGACCCCCCGCAAATTTGTGGAGCACGTGAAGTCCCAGGGACATAAGGACAAAGCCAAGGAG CTGAAGATGCTTGAGAAAGAGATAGCTGGCCAAGACGAGGACCACTTCATCACCGTGGATGCTGTGGGCTGCTTTGAGGGtgatgaagaggaggaggaggaggacgatGACGAAGAGGAAGAGATCGAGGTTGAGGAGGAATTCTGCAAGcag GTGAGGTCCAGAGATATCTCCATAGAAGAGTGGAAGGGCTCAGAGACCTACACCCCCAACACTGCGTACG GCGTCGACTACCTGGTGCCGGTGATGGGGTACGTCTGCCGCATCTGCCACAAGTTCTACCACAGCAACTCGGGGGCACAGCTCTCCCACTGCAAGTCCCTGGCCCACTTTGAGAACCTGCAG AAATACAAGGCAGCCAAGAACCCCAGCCCCACCACCCGGCCCGTGAGCCGCCGGTGTGCCATCAACGCCAGGAACGCCCTGACTGCCCTGTTCACCTCCGGCGGCCGCCCACACCCCCAGCCCGGCCCCCAGGACACGGCCAAAACCCCCAGCAAGGTGACGGCccggcccccccagcccccaccgcCCCGGCGCTCTACCCGCTTCAAAACCTGA
- the CIZ1 gene encoding cip1-interacting zinc finger protein isoform X17, translated as MPPATYDSTGLTMPAATLGNLRGYNLATPNLTAPSLTPPQLATPNLQQFFPQATRQSLLGPPPVGVPINTSQLNLSGRTPQKQARAPSSTNPNRKDSSSQTMPVEDKSDPPEGSEDTPEPRTSTPEGPGSPHCPDGLSKEKRNPAPEPEPCEASEPPAKRMKSPEEPTEKEPPGQLQTKVQPQARMTAPKQTQTPELLPEPLEARVLPHFQPRVLQIQAQVQPQTQPQTPQMDTPVRPNLQKQAQTQTYPEHLEPQQKQGQVQPQLQKKAEPQKQVQSQVQPHAHSQPLKQAQQTQTYPQVQTEQQTQAQPRVQPLEQPLEQPPVQLPVQPPEQTQGQPQAQPQESVPALEQALVPVPAIVLEKLPDTVEAGGGLEETSLEPVRTQVSEEDCHEELASGLDVGECDKRAREMLGMWGAGGSLKVTILQSSDSRAFSTVPLASGPRPGDSTSTPPTAASTPARQALQFFCYICKANCSSQQEFQDHMSAAQHQQRLGELQPMSQACLLSLLPVPRDVLEREEDLDKGLHGSSPRLPWPFLRGFGLPACRRTREPPPRRWCNTCQVYYMGDLIQHRRTQDHKIAKQSLRPFCTVCSRYFKTPRKFVEHVKSQGHKDKAKELKMLEKEIAGQDEDHFITVDAVGCFEGDEEEEEEDDDEEEEIEVEEEFCKQVRSRDISIEEWKGSETYTPNTAYGVDYLVPVMGYVCRICHKFYHSNSGAQLSHCKSLAHFENLQKYKAAKNPSPTTRPVSRRCAINARNALTALFTSGGRPHPQPGPQDTAKTPSKVQRRRTQWHWRDPFNVDPRGVGGVEVSGSWAGRQARWVNCRPAPGPRRACQVVGAGPGSARGWLR; from the exons GTAACCTCCGCGGCTACAACCTGGCAACCCCGAACCTGACCGCCCCCAGCCTCACCCCCCCACAGCTGGCCACCCCAAATCTACAGCAATTCTTTCCCCAGGCCACTCGCCAGTCCCTGCTGGGCCCTCCCCCTGTTGGGGTCCCCATAAACACCTCCCAGCTCAATCTCTCGGGGCGGACCCCCCAGAAACAGGCCCGAGCCCCCTCCTCCACCAACCCCAATCGCAAG GATTCTTCTTCTCAGACGATGCCTGTGGAAGACAAGTCAGACCCCCCAGAGGGGTCTGAGGATACCCCAGAGCCCAGAACCAGCACACCAGAAG GCCCAGGTTCTCCCCATTGCCCAGATGGTCTCTCTAAGGAGAAACGTAACCCAGCCCCAGAGCCTGAGCCTTGTGAGGCATCAGAGCCACCAGCCAAGAGGATGAAGAG TCCAGAGGAGCCCACAGAGAAGGAGCCTCCAGGACAGCTGCAGACAAAGGTCCAGCCACAGGCGCGGATGACAGCACCCAAGCAGACACAGACTCCTGAACTGTTGCCTGAGCCACTGGAAGCCCGAGTACTGCCACACTTCCAGCCAAGGGTTCTGCAGATCCAGGCCCAGGTGCAGCCACAGACTCAGCCACAGACACCACAAATGGACACTCCGGTGCGGCCAAACCTGCAGAAGCAGGCACAAACACAGACCTATCCAGAGCACTTAGAGCCACAGCAGAAACAGGGGCAGGTGCAGCCACAGCTGCAGAAGAAGGCAGAGCCACAGAAGCAGGTGCAGTCACAAGTGCAGCCACATGCACATTCACAGCCCCTAAAGCAGGCTCAGCAGACACAGACATATCCACAGGTTCAGACAGAGCAACAGACACAAGCACAGCCAAGGGTCCAGCCACTGGAGCAGCCACTGGAACAACCACCAGTGCAGTTGCCAGTGCAGCCACCAGAGCAGACCCAGGGGCAGCCTCAGGCCCAGCCACAGGAGTCAGTGCCAGCGCTGGAGCAAGCATTAGTTCCGGTTCCTGCCATAGTGCTGGAGAAGCTGCCTGATACAGTAGAAGCTGGAGGAG GCCTGGAGGAAACCTCACTGGAGCCGGTGAGAACCCAGGTCAGCGAGGAGGATTGCCACGAGGAATTAGCCAGCGGCCTGGACGTGGGAGAATGTGATAAGAGAGCTAGAGAGATGCTGGGG ATGTGGGGTGCCGGGGGCTCCCTGAAGGTCACCATCCTGCAGAGCAGTGACAGCCGGGCCTTCAGCACTGTGCCCTTGGCGTCTGGGCCCCGTCCCGGTgactccacctccaccccccccacTGCTGCCAGCACGCCCGCCAGGCAGGCCCTCCAGTTCTTCTGCTACATCTGCAAGGCCAACTGCAGCAGCCAGCAG GAGTTCCAGGACCACATGTCGGCGGCCCAGCACCAGCAGCGGCTCGGGGAGCTCCAGCCCATGAGCCAAGCCTGCTTGCTGTCCCTGCTGCCCGTACCCCGGGACGTcctggagagagaggagga CCTAGACAAggggctccatggttccagcccTCGACTGCCTTGGCCATTTCTAAGAGGCTTCGGGCTGCCCGCCTGTCGGAGGACCAG AGAGCCTCCACCAAGGCGCTGGTGCAACACCTGCCAGGTCTACTACATGGGGGACCTGATCCAACACCGCAGGACACAGGACCACAAG ATTGCCAAACAATCCCTGCGACCATTCTGCACTGTGTGCAGCCGCTACTTCAAGACCCCCCGCAAATTTGTGGAGCACGTGAAGTCCCAGGGACATAAGGACAAAGCCAAGGAG CTGAAGATGCTTGAGAAAGAGATAGCTGGCCAAGACGAGGACCACTTCATCACCGTGGATGCTGTGGGCTGCTTTGAGGGtgatgaagaggaggaggaggaggacgatGACGAAGAGGAAGAGATCGAGGTTGAGGAGGAATTCTGCAAGcag GTGAGGTCCAGAGATATCTCCATAGAAGAGTGGAAGGGCTCAGAGACCTACACCCCCAACACTGCGTACG GCGTCGACTACCTGGTGCCGGTGATGGGGTACGTCTGCCGCATCTGCCACAAGTTCTACCACAGCAACTCGGGGGCACAGCTCTCCCACTGCAAGTCCCTGGCCCACTTTGAGAACCTGCAG AAATACAAGGCAGCCAAGAACCCCAGCCCCACCACCCGGCCCGTGAGCCGCCGGTGTGCCATCAACGCCAGGAACGCCCTGACTGCCCTGTTCACCTCCGGCGGCCGCCCACACCCCCAGCCCGGCCCCCAGGACACGGCCAAAACCCCCAGCAAG GTACAGAGACGAAGGACACAGTGGCACTGGAGAGACCCGTTTAATGTGGACCCTCGAGGCGTAGGTGGCGTGGAAGTGTCCGGGAGTTGGGCGGGCAGGCAGGCAAGGTGGGTGAATTGTAGGCCCGCACCTGGCCCCAGGAGGGCCTGTCAGGTGGTGGGGGCTGGCCCAGGTAGTGCCAGAGGATGGCTCAGGTAG
- the CIZ1 gene encoding cip1-interacting zinc finger protein isoform X20: MPPATYDSTGLTMPAATLGNLRGYNLATPNLTAPSLTPPQLATPNLQQFFPQATRQSLLGPPPVGVPINTSQLNLSGRTPQKQARAPSSTNPNRKDSSSQTMPVEDKSDPPEGSEDTPEPRTSTPEGPGSPHCPDGLSKEKRNPAPEPEPCEASEPPAKRMKSPEEPTEKEPPGQLQTKVQPQARMTAPKQTQTPELLPEPLEARVLPHFQPRVLQIQAQVQPQTQPQTPQMDTPVRPNLQKQAQTQTYPEHLEPQQKQGQVQPQLQKKAEPQKQVQSQVQPHAHSQPLKQAQQTQTYPQVQTEQQTQAQPRVQPLEQPLEQPPVQLPVQPPEQTQGQPQAQPQESVPALEQALVPVPAIVLEKLPDTVEAGGGLEETSLEPVRTQVSEEDCHEELASGLDVGECDKRAREMLGMWGAGGSLKVTILQSSDSRAFSTVPLASGPRPGDSTSTPPTAASTPARQALQFFCYICKANCSSQQEFQDHMSAAQHQQRLGELQPMSQACLLSLLPVPRDVLEREEDLDKGLHGSSPRLPWPFLRGFGLPACRRTREPPPRRWCNTCQVYYMGDLIQHRRTQDHKIAKQSLRPFCTVCSRYFKTPRKFVEHVKSQGHKDKAKELKMLEKEIAGQDEDHFITVDAVGCFEGDEEEEEEDDDEEEEIEVEEEFCKQVRSRDISIEEWKGSETYTPNTAYGVDYLVPVMGYVCRICHKFYHSNSGAQLSHCKSLAHFENLQKYKAAKNPSPTTRPVSRRCAINARNALTALFTSGGRPHPQPGPQDTAKTPSKAL; this comes from the exons GTAACCTCCGCGGCTACAACCTGGCAACCCCGAACCTGACCGCCCCCAGCCTCACCCCCCCACAGCTGGCCACCCCAAATCTACAGCAATTCTTTCCCCAGGCCACTCGCCAGTCCCTGCTGGGCCCTCCCCCTGTTGGGGTCCCCATAAACACCTCCCAGCTCAATCTCTCGGGGCGGACCCCCCAGAAACAGGCCCGAGCCCCCTCCTCCACCAACCCCAATCGCAAG GATTCTTCTTCTCAGACGATGCCTGTGGAAGACAAGTCAGACCCCCCAGAGGGGTCTGAGGATACCCCAGAGCCCAGAACCAGCACACCAGAAG GCCCAGGTTCTCCCCATTGCCCAGATGGTCTCTCTAAGGAGAAACGTAACCCAGCCCCAGAGCCTGAGCCTTGTGAGGCATCAGAGCCACCAGCCAAGAGGATGAAGAG TCCAGAGGAGCCCACAGAGAAGGAGCCTCCAGGACAGCTGCAGACAAAGGTCCAGCCACAGGCGCGGATGACAGCACCCAAGCAGACACAGACTCCTGAACTGTTGCCTGAGCCACTGGAAGCCCGAGTACTGCCACACTTCCAGCCAAGGGTTCTGCAGATCCAGGCCCAGGTGCAGCCACAGACTCAGCCACAGACACCACAAATGGACACTCCGGTGCGGCCAAACCTGCAGAAGCAGGCACAAACACAGACCTATCCAGAGCACTTAGAGCCACAGCAGAAACAGGGGCAGGTGCAGCCACAGCTGCAGAAGAAGGCAGAGCCACAGAAGCAGGTGCAGTCACAAGTGCAGCCACATGCACATTCACAGCCCCTAAAGCAGGCTCAGCAGACACAGACATATCCACAGGTTCAGACAGAGCAACAGACACAAGCACAGCCAAGGGTCCAGCCACTGGAGCAGCCACTGGAACAACCACCAGTGCAGTTGCCAGTGCAGCCACCAGAGCAGACCCAGGGGCAGCCTCAGGCCCAGCCACAGGAGTCAGTGCCAGCGCTGGAGCAAGCATTAGTTCCGGTTCCTGCCATAGTGCTGGAGAAGCTGCCTGATACAGTAGAAGCTGGAGGAG GCCTGGAGGAAACCTCACTGGAGCCGGTGAGAACCCAGGTCAGCGAGGAGGATTGCCACGAGGAATTAGCCAGCGGCCTGGACGTGGGAGAATGTGATAAGAGAGCTAGAGAGATGCTGGGG ATGTGGGGTGCCGGGGGCTCCCTGAAGGTCACCATCCTGCAGAGCAGTGACAGCCGGGCCTTCAGCACTGTGCCCTTGGCGTCTGGGCCCCGTCCCGGTgactccacctccaccccccccacTGCTGCCAGCACGCCCGCCAGGCAGGCCCTCCAGTTCTTCTGCTACATCTGCAAGGCCAACTGCAGCAGCCAGCAG GAGTTCCAGGACCACATGTCGGCGGCCCAGCACCAGCAGCGGCTCGGGGAGCTCCAGCCCATGAGCCAAGCCTGCTTGCTGTCCCTGCTGCCCGTACCCCGGGACGTcctggagagagaggagga CCTAGACAAggggctccatggttccagcccTCGACTGCCTTGGCCATTTCTAAGAGGCTTCGGGCTGCCCGCCTGTCGGAGGACCAG AGAGCCTCCACCAAGGCGCTGGTGCAACACCTGCCAGGTCTACTACATGGGGGACCTGATCCAACACCGCAGGACACAGGACCACAAG ATTGCCAAACAATCCCTGCGACCATTCTGCACTGTGTGCAGCCGCTACTTCAAGACCCCCCGCAAATTTGTGGAGCACGTGAAGTCCCAGGGACATAAGGACAAAGCCAAGGAG CTGAAGATGCTTGAGAAAGAGATAGCTGGCCAAGACGAGGACCACTTCATCACCGTGGATGCTGTGGGCTGCTTTGAGGGtgatgaagaggaggaggaggaggacgatGACGAAGAGGAAGAGATCGAGGTTGAGGAGGAATTCTGCAAGcag GTGAGGTCCAGAGATATCTCCATAGAAGAGTGGAAGGGCTCAGAGACCTACACCCCCAACACTGCGTACG GCGTCGACTACCTGGTGCCGGTGATGGGGTACGTCTGCCGCATCTGCCACAAGTTCTACCACAGCAACTCGGGGGCACAGCTCTCCCACTGCAAGTCCCTGGCCCACTTTGAGAACCTGCAG AAATACAAGGCAGCCAAGAACCCCAGCCCCACCACCCGGCCCGTGAGCCGCCGGTGTGCCATCAACGCCAGGAACGCCCTGACTGCCCTGTTCACCTCCGGCGGCCGCCCACACCCCCAGCCCGGCCCCCAGGACACGGCCAAAACCCCCAGCAAG GCCCTTTGA